A single window of Gossypium hirsutum isolate 1008001.06 chromosome A10, Gossypium_hirsutum_v2.1, whole genome shotgun sequence DNA harbors:
- the LOC107896666 gene encoding uncharacterized protein isoform X2 — MNTSSVACSQSCEESLRRYVHFASESCVQELLMSASNDCGDGWKILLTLDNGVEISKRRSGSLHIFRSRCLLRSVSPQQFITVANAIDAAKQWDPDLVDARYIKDVEDNLSIIRLKFGENSKALFRKREFIVYERRESMEDGTVVVAVASLPKEIAAGLLPKPNNAIRGLLVQSGWVVEKLDDLNSCLVTYVLQLDPAGWLPKCFVNRLNTKLVMIIENLTKLVQTTPP; from the exons ATGAACACTAGTTCCGTAGCTTGCAGCCAGTCATG CGAGGAGTCTCTAAGGAGATACGTGCACTTTGCAAGTGAGAGCTGTGTGCAGGAGTTGTTAATGTCGGCTTCCAATGATTGTGGGGATGGATGGAAGATCCTCCTCACCCTTGACAATGGAGTAGAGATATCCAAACGCAGGTCTGGCTCTCTTCACATTTTCCGTAGTCGCTGCCTGCTCAGATCTGTCTCACCCCAGCAATTCATCACCGTTGCCAATGCTATAGATGCTGCCAAg CAATGGGACCCTGACCTGGTAGATGCCAGATATATAAAAGACGTTGAAGATAACTTAAGCATTATTCGTCTCAAGTTTGGAGAAAACTCCAAGGCTTTGTTCAGAAAAAGAGAATTCATAGTTTACGAGCGACGTGAAAGCATGGAGGATGGCACTGTGGTTGTAGCAGTGGCGTCACTGCCAAAGGAAATAGCAGCTGGATTGCTTCCAAAGCCAAATAATGCAATTAGAGGGTTATTGGTGCAGTCAGGGTGGGTTGTGGAGAAGCTTGATGATTTAAACTCCTGTCTTGTTACTTACGTCCTTCAG TTAGATCCTGCAGGATGGCTCCCCAAGTGTTTTGTGAATCGACTCAATACCAAGTTAGTTATGATCATTGAAAATCTTACGAAACTGGTTCAAACTACCCCACCATGA
- the LOC107896666 gene encoding uncharacterized protein isoform X1, translating to MNTSSVACSQSWSISEESLRRYVHFASESCVQELLMSASNDCGDGWKILLTLDNGVEISKRRSGSLHIFRSRCLLRSVSPQQFITVANAIDAAKQWDPDLVDARYIKDVEDNLSIIRLKFGENSKALFRKREFIVYERRESMEDGTVVVAVASLPKEIAAGLLPKPNNAIRGLLVQSGWVVEKLDDLNSCLVTYVLQLDPAGWLPKCFVNRLNTKLVMIIENLTKLVQTTPP from the exons ATGAACACTAGTTCCGTAGCTTGCAGCCAGTCATG GAGCATCAGCGAGGAGTCTCTAAGGAGATACGTGCACTTTGCAAGTGAGAGCTGTGTGCAGGAGTTGTTAATGTCGGCTTCCAATGATTGTGGGGATGGATGGAAGATCCTCCTCACCCTTGACAATGGAGTAGAGATATCCAAACGCAGGTCTGGCTCTCTTCACATTTTCCGTAGTCGCTGCCTGCTCAGATCTGTCTCACCCCAGCAATTCATCACCGTTGCCAATGCTATAGATGCTGCCAAg CAATGGGACCCTGACCTGGTAGATGCCAGATATATAAAAGACGTTGAAGATAACTTAAGCATTATTCGTCTCAAGTTTGGAGAAAACTCCAAGGCTTTGTTCAGAAAAAGAGAATTCATAGTTTACGAGCGACGTGAAAGCATGGAGGATGGCACTGTGGTTGTAGCAGTGGCGTCACTGCCAAAGGAAATAGCAGCTGGATTGCTTCCAAAGCCAAATAATGCAATTAGAGGGTTATTGGTGCAGTCAGGGTGGGTTGTGGAGAAGCTTGATGATTTAAACTCCTGTCTTGTTACTTACGTCCTTCAG TTAGATCCTGCAGGATGGCTCCCCAAGTGTTTTGTGAATCGACTCAATACCAAGTTAGTTATGATCATTGAAAATCTTACGAAACTGGTTCAAACTACCCCACCATGA